The genomic segment AGACGGTGCCGGTGCTGATCGCGCTGCTCGTGCTGGGGCCGGTGCTGCTCGCGCAGGCCCGCAATCTGATCATGCTCCAGCTCGGCGACGACACCGCCGCGGCCCTCGGCGTACGGCTGGAAAGAACCCGGATCCTGGTGATCGTGGCCGCCGTCGGCCTGCTCGCGTTCGCCACCGCGGCCACCGGCCCGATCGCGTTCGTGGCCTTCCTGTCCGGCCCCATCGCGGCCCGCATCATCGGCCCGGCCGGCTCCCTGCTCGTGCCGGCCGGTCTGGTCGGCGCGCTGCTGGTGCTGGTGGCCGACCTGATCGGGCAGTACGCGTTCGACATCCGCTACCCGGTCGGCGTCATCACCGGCGTGCTGGGCGCGCCCTACCTCGTCTACCTGCTCATCCGCACCAACCGCGCGGGAGGCTCCCTGTGACCGCTGACCATTCCCTGGCCGTGTCGTCCCTGTCGCTCGGCTACGGCGACCGTACGGTCATCGCATCGCTCGACCTCGTCGTGCCGCCCGGCCGGATCACGGCGATCGTGGGCGCCAACGCCTGCGGCAAGTCGACCCTGCTGCGCTCGATGTCGCGCCTGCTCGCCCCCCGCCACGGACACGTGCTGCTCGACGGCCGCGAAGTGCACCGCATGCCGGCCAAGGAACTCGCCCGTACGCTCGGGCTCCTCCCGCAATCCCCCATCGCGCCCGAAGGCATCACCGTCAGCGACCTCGTCGGCCGCGGCCGCAACCCGCACCAGCGCCTGCTGTCCCGCTGGAGCCACGACGACGACGTGGCCGTGGCGGCCGCCCTCGACGCCACCCGCACCGCCGACCTGGCCGACCGCTCCGTCGACGAACTCTCCGGCGGCCAGCGACAACGCGTGTGGATCGCGATGGCCCTGGCCCAGCAGACCGACGTGCTGCTGCTCGACGAACCGACGACGTTCCTCGACGTCAGCCACCAGGTCGAAGTGCTGGACCTGCTGACCGACCTCAACCGCGACCGCGGCACCACGGTCGTGATGGTGCTGCACGACCTGAACATGGCCGCCCGCTACGCGGACCACCTGATCGCCCTGGCCGGTGGCAAGCTGCACGCCGCCGGAGAACCCGCGACGGTGCTGACCGAAGACTGCGTGCGGGCGGTGTTCGGCTTGGACAGCCAGGTGATCACGGACCCGACGTCGGGCAAGCCGCTGATGCTGCCGCTGGGCCGGCACCACGTGGTCACCGCGGGCTGACCGCCGCCGCAACGGCCCCCGGCCCGGCGGGCCGCCACGTGATGGGATAGGGGCATGTCTGTCGCGCGCCGGATGTGGGCGCTCTTCGAGCCGTTGCACGCCGTTGTCTACTTCGCTCCGCAGGGGGCGGTGGCTTTCGAGCAGGCGGGGGTGACCGGCTTCTGGCGACGCTACTTCGCCGGACGGGCCGCGGCCCTGGGCGCCGTGGGGCCGGGCCCGGTGACGGCGGCCTTCTTCGGGTTCGCGCCGGTCATGGTGGCGCGGGCGCTGCCCGACGTCTGGACCCGGATCACCCCGGAGGCGGCCCTGGCCGCCCGCACGTCCGGGGCCACCGCCGCATTGACCGATCTCTTCACCGGCCTGCCCGCCGCGACGATCGCCGAGGCCGCCGACGTGCTGACCGAGGCCGCCCGCGCCGCCGACATGCCCGGGCGGGTGCTGGCCGCCGCCCACGCCGACCTGCCCTGGCCGGCGGACCCGGTCGGCCGGCTCTGGCACGCCGCCACCATCCTGCGCGAACACCGCGGCGACGGCCACGTGGCCGCCCTGCTCACGGCCGGGATCGACGGCTGCGAGTCGCTGGCCTGGCGAGCCGCCCTCGACGGCGGCCGCCTGCGCGAGGTCACCCAGCCCGCCCGCGGCTGGACCGACGAGCAGTGGCAGGCCGCCGTCGGACGCCTCGAGGAACGCGGCTGGATCGCCCCGGACGGCACCGCCACCGGCAAGGGCCGGGACGCCTACGACTGGGTCGAGCAACTGACCGACCAGCTGGCCGCGGGCCCGTGGGACAACCTGGACAAGGCGGCCATCCAGCTTCTCGAACCCCTGGCCGACCGGGCCTGGCGGGTGGTCCCCGACGACAACCCGATCCCGCTGCGCCGCTCCCGGTAACCGGTTTTGACACCAGCCTCGTCGAGTTGCGAACCGAGCTGGGCAAGGCCCGGCCGGCCGTCCTCCCTCTCGCGGCGCACGTCGACTTCGGCGCGATGTATTCAGCTGACCG from the Paractinoplanes abujensis genome contains:
- a CDS encoding ABC transporter ATP-binding protein, which gives rise to MTADHSLAVSSLSLGYGDRTVIASLDLVVPPGRITAIVGANACGKSTLLRSMSRLLAPRHGHVLLDGREVHRMPAKELARTLGLLPQSPIAPEGITVSDLVGRGRNPHQRLLSRWSHDDDVAVAAALDATRTADLADRSVDELSGGQRQRVWIAMALAQQTDVLLLDEPTTFLDVSHQVEVLDLLTDLNRDRGTTVVMVLHDLNMAARYADHLIALAGGKLHAAGEPATVLTEDCVRAVFGLDSQVITDPTSGKPLMLPLGRHHVVTAG
- a CDS encoding SCO6745 family protein codes for the protein MSVARRMWALFEPLHAVVYFAPQGAVAFEQAGVTGFWRRYFAGRAAALGAVGPGPVTAAFFGFAPVMVARALPDVWTRITPEAALAARTSGATAALTDLFTGLPAATIAEAADVLTEAARAADMPGRVLAAAHADLPWPADPVGRLWHAATILREHRGDGHVAALLTAGIDGCESLAWRAALDGGRLREVTQPARGWTDEQWQAAVGRLEERGWIAPDGTATGKGRDAYDWVEQLTDQLAAGPWDNLDKAAIQLLEPLADRAWRVVPDDNPIPLRRSR